The genomic window ACCAAACCAAAAAGTACAAAGGCAATGAATATGATATATCCGGGTTGCAAGGCCGTATTGTGTGTAGAAATAAGCGTTAACGACTCTGGTTTAATTGCTGCTTTAGCCAGCTGGGTTTCTAGTAATCCGTTTAAGCCAATATAAGCCATTAATATAGCGATCACAATTACATCGGCCATGCTCCATTTACCAGATTGAAAAGCGAAATACTTGATAACTTTGTTCTCGGCTAAGCTTTTTTTCCCTAACAAATGAATACCTGTAGAACTGAGTTTCATTACGGGAAAAAGAATGCTGAAAGCTAAAATTAGTATGCCAACTAGCATAGAATCTATTGCAGAACCACCAATAAGTATCATTACTACATCTAAAATACTTTTTGATTGAAAAAATAGTACCTGATCATGAAAAGTAATGTGCTGGCCAAGCAGTACAAAATCTATAGCGCCTATACGGGCATCAACCTCTATCATAGAAGCCGTTAAGCCCACAGCCAATAAAATAAATGCCATTACAAGAGATAGCACAAACAAACTTGCATACAGCTCTTTACGCTTGCGAAAAATACCCCAAGCCACTAGAAACAATAAAATGCCTGCCAACATACCTATGCAGTAATTGTACATCATTTGGTTAGTTTTACGCAGTTCCGTTTCTACTTTGGCATTAAAATGCGGTGTACTTGTAACGTTATAACGCTTATAAATTTTGTTAATTAACAGCGCATTAGCCGTTAATGTACTGTCTATTGATTTTATTTCATCTATTTGCTCCAGTTTTTGGAGTGCCATTTTACCTAATTGTCTTTTTGCTCTTGGATTATCTATTTTGGTAATGATGGTATGAGCAATGCCAGGTACTTTCTTCTTGATCGTATCTACATCAATAAAATTCTTTACTGCAAATTTTGCAATCTTTCCACGTAAAGATTTTTTCTTGGTACCTGTTACTAAATTTTCTGCCTTATCAATCAAAGCAACAATAACCGCCTCAATTTCTCTCTGTAGTTCTTTCTTTTGTTTTTGGCTTAAATCTATGCTCCTAGTTTGGCTAATAACAATTCGCTCTATTTTGGTTTGCCATTGGCTAATAGAGAATAGCCCTAAAGATATGCTATTGATTTCGGCAAAATCTGTTTTAAGCTGTTCTTGTTGTTCAGAAAGTTGGTGCAGGCGATAGCCAAAAAACGCTTGTGCAACCAATACTGCAAATAGCACTAGGATCAAAATAATTTTTGAAAGGCCAAATGGCTTATAGGTAGTTTTATTAGGCGTTGTAGACATAGACGTTTGCTAGTATCATCGCTTATAACGATATGGAGTAGCATATTGTTTGCGCCAAATAAAATTTAATTATGAGGTGTGATACTGGGTTTGTCCAAACTTTCCTAAACAAGTAATTTTCGGCAAGCTTGTAATTCGTATTAGATAAAATAGGGGCGTTGGCCAATAGGCTTAGCATTTAATGGCAAAATGTAGGTAATACCAGCAATAGCCACCGTATTTTTTACAAGAGAATAAAAAGATTAATTAATTCCGTACTTGTCGTCTAAAAATTTAATAGTCTCTGCCATCATTTGTTTTAATACATCAATATCAATATCTCCTAATTTTTTGATGTATATGCAGGCTTTTCCCATCTTAAACTTGCCCAGATCTTTAAGTATACTTTCTTGCGTTTTTGTACCTACGTATATATACAAAGAAATAGCCGCTTTGCGAGGAGAAAAGCCAACCAGTGGCCAATCTCCTTCTTGCTTACTTCGATCAGATTTATAGTGATAGCAACCAAATCCAATGATACTAGGTCCCCACATCTTGGGTTCGTAACCGGTAAAATCGCTCATGATTTTTAAAAGCTCAAAACTGTCTTTGCGTTTTTGTTCGGTATCTGCAAAAGAATTAATGAAATCTATAACACTATCTTCGGTTTGCTTGGTTTTGATTGTAGACATAGGTTGTTATTATAGGTTAGTTACTTATAATTTTAATTGGATGAGTTAATATCTTGTGAATAGGGCATTTATCAGCAATGATCATTAATCGTTTTCTCTGCTCTTCGTCTAAATCTCCGTGTAGCTCAATTTTTCGTTCAATAACGGTCCCATCATTCATTTCATCTTCTGCGCAAATGGCAAGGTGTATAGTTAGTCCAGTTAATGGAATTTGTTTTCTATCTGCATACATTCTTACCGTAATAGCGGTACAACTGCCTAAACTAGCTAATAATAATGCTCCGGGCGCCATTCCCTCGTTAGTGCCACCTAGGTACTCGGGTTCATCTGCATATATAAAATGTCCATCGGCAAATATTTTGGTTTTGTACCTAGATTGGTCTAATTCTACTACGGCTGTAATTTGCTTCTTATTCATTTCCTTTGTTTTTTCTATAAATTTATAAAATGGAACAACAAAACAACATTAACGAACGATTAAAAGTTTTTCAATCATTTATTGGCAAAAAAGTTAGTAGCTCTCCCTCTAATTTTATGAATTGGTTAAAACCTATTGTAATTAGTGCCGAAAAAGGCAGTTTGCATTGCAGTTACGTAGTGAGAAACGAAATGACCAATCCGTATGGTATTTTGCATGGCGGCATTACTGCTGGCATTATAGATGATTTGATTGGCGCTACTGTATTTACCTTGGGATTAAATAATGCCTATACTACGGTTAACAATAATATCGATTATTTTGCTCCAGCCAAGGAGGGAGATGTTATAACTGCAAAAACTAGCATAGTCAAACAAGGTAAAACGATAATTAACCTGCAATGTGAAGTATTTTTACCTTCTAAAAACAGGTTAATTGCCAAGGGATATTCGAATATGATAAATATTGGTTAGGTTTTAACAAAAATTTAAGGTTTGTGATGATGTTTGCGTAATTGTGCGTATATTCAGTTAACAATCAACTAATAATTCACAAACTATGAGCAGAAAATTTACACTAACCTTATTGGGGTTATTGCTATCGGCTTTGTTTACTTATGCCCAAAAAACCGTAAAAGGCAAAGTAACAGATGCAAGCGACGGGCAACCCATTCCTGGAGTGAGTGTTTCGGTAAAGGGACAAGCCGGCAACACAGTAGTCACAAACAACGATGGTGCATTTACCATTAATGTTCCATCAAACAATACTTCTTTAGTATTTACCTACGTTGGATATGCTAGTAAAGAGGTAGTTGTGGGAAAACAAACTAGTCTTTCTATTGCTATTTCGGCAAGTAATCAGGAACTTGATGAAG from Pedobacter sp. SL55 includes these protein-coding regions:
- a CDS encoding paraquat-inducible protein A produces the protein MSTTPNKTTYKPFGLSKIILILVLFAVLVAQAFFGYRLHQLSEQQEQLKTDFAEINSISLGLFSISQWQTKIERIVISQTRSIDLSQKQKKELQREIEAVIVALIDKAENLVTGTKKKSLRGKIAKFAVKNFIDVDTIKKKVPGIAHTIITKIDNPRAKRQLGKMALQKLEQIDEIKSIDSTLTANALLINKIYKRYNVTSTPHFNAKVETELRKTNQMMYNYCIGMLAGILLFLVAWGIFRKRKELYASLFVLSLVMAFILLAVGLTASMIEVDARIGAIDFVLLGQHITFHDQVLFFQSKSILDVVMILIGGSAIDSMLVGILILAFSILFPVMKLSSTGIHLLGKKSLAENKVIKYFAFQSGKWSMADVIVIAILMAYIGLNGLLETQLAKAAIKPESLTLISTHNTALQPGYIIFIAFVLFGLVLSTILKTISPHNCE
- a CDS encoding DUF1801 domain-containing protein; the protein is MSTIKTKQTEDSVIDFINSFADTEQKRKDSFELLKIMSDFTGYEPKMWGPSIIGFGCYHYKSDRSKQEGDWPLVGFSPRKAAISLYIYVGTKTQESILKDLGKFKMGKACIYIKKLGDIDIDVLKQMMAETIKFLDDKYGIN
- a CDS encoding OsmC family protein, which produces MNKKQITAVVELDQSRYKTKIFADGHFIYADEPEYLGGTNEGMAPGALLLASLGSCTAITVRMYADRKQIPLTGLTIHLAICAEDEMNDGTVIERKIELHGDLDEEQRKRLMIIADKCPIHKILTHPIKIISN
- a CDS encoding PaaI family thioesterase, with translation MEQQNNINERLKVFQSFIGKKVSSSPSNFMNWLKPIVISAEKGSLHCSYVVRNEMTNPYGILHGGITAGIIDDLIGATVFTLGLNNAYTTVNNNIDYFAPAKEGDVITAKTSIVKQGKTIINLQCEVFLPSKNRLIAKGYSNMINIG